The Zingiber officinale cultivar Zhangliang chromosome 9A, Zo_v1.1, whole genome shotgun sequence genome window below encodes:
- the LOC122020101 gene encoding heterogeneous nuclear ribonucleoprotein 1-like, whose product MGMDQGKLFIGGISWDTNEDGLREHFGQFGEVVEAVIMKDRNTGRARGFGFVVFTDPAVAERVVMEKHTIDGRVVDVKKAVPRDDQQVLNRSSNSIHGSLSPGRTKKIFVGGLPSTITENDFKKYFDQFGTITDVVVMYDHNTQRPRGFGFITYDTEEAVDKVLFNTFHDLNGKKVEVKRAVPKELSPGPSTRLQTVGFNYGVNRGNNFLSGHAQGYNPSSISDYGMRMDSRLGALSTGRNGLPSLGPAFGMGLDYNRTLNSGIVGNTDVGNILNYGRVALNSFYGGGNSSRYDGPIPYSGLNRNTSTFRSSMAQTLLGNTGLNYSVNSSTASASMTSGSGGLGSFSNSSLNWGGSVPNSLQFGGSRSGYGSSNVSYIGTDNLALGGNSFERRVSPPVANTNLTSLNSGYEVSFEDLYGGNLVYGDPTWRPSLSDVDDTGSFSYRLGNSDADSGKEFVDYIGGYDVNNRQTD is encoded by the exons ATGGGCATGGATCAGGGCAAGCTCTTCATCGGCGGAATCTCGTGGGACACCAATGAGGATGGTCTCCGGGAGCACTTCGGCCAGTTCGGGGAGGTGGTGGAGGCCGTCATCATGAAGGATCGGAACACGGGCCGTGCCCGCGGCTTCGGTTTCGTCGTGTTCACTGACCCTGCCGTTGCCGAAAGAGTCGTGATGGAAAAACACACAATTGATGGTCGAGTG GTGGATGTCAAGAAAGCTGTTCCTAGGGACGACCAACAAGTTCTTAATAGAAGCAGCAACAGCATCCATGGTTCTCTTAGCCCTGGTCGCACAAAGAAGATATTTGTGGGGGGCTTGCCATCTACCATAACAGAAAATGACTTTAAGAAGTATTTTGATCAATTTGGGACGATCACAGATGTTGTGGTGATGTACGATCACAATACACAGCGACCTAGGGGATTTGGCTTCATCACCTATGATACTGAGGAAGCTGTGGATAAGGTATTGTTCAACACTTTCCATGATCTGAATGGTAAGAAGGTAGAGGTCAAGAGGGCTGTGCCTAAAGAGCTTTCGCCCGGACCCAGCACACGATTGCAGACCGTTGGATTTAACTACGGTGTGAATCGaggaaataattttcttagtggGCATGCACAGGGGTATAATCCAAGCTCAATAAGTGACTATGGTATGAGGATGGATAGCAGATTGGGAGCACTATCCACTGGGAGGAATGGGCTCCCTTCACTTGGTCCTGCTTTTGGAATGGGACTCGATTACAATCGAACTTTGAACTCAGGAATTGTAGGGAATACAGATGTAGGTAACATTCTTAATTATGGACGGGTGGCTTTGAACTCCTTTTACGGTGGTGGGAATTCAAGTAGGTATGACGGTCCCATTCCATATAGTGGTTTGAACCGAAATACTAGCACATTTCGTAGTTCAATGGCTCAAACTTTATTGGGAAACACAGGCCTCAACTATTCTGTAAATTCTTCAACTGCAAGTGCCTCCATGACCTCTGGGAGTGGGGGCCTTGGTAGCTTTAGCAACAGTAGCTTGAACTGGGGTGGTTCTGTTCCTAACTCATTGCAATTTGGGGGGAGCCGCTCAGGCTATGGCAGTAGCAATGTGAGTTATATTGGTACTGATAATCTTGCATTGGGTGGCAACAGTTTTGAAAGAAGAGTCTCTCCTCCGGTGGCCAACACTAATCTTACCTCTTTGAACTCTGGATATGAAGTAAGCTTTGAAGATTTATATGGTGGAAATTTGGTTTATGGGGACCCTACTTGGCGACCTTCATTGTCAGATGTTGATGATACTGGTTCATTCAGCTATAGGCTTGGCAATTCGGATGCTGATTCAGGCAAAGAATTTGTAGATTATATAGGTGGTTATGATGTTAACAATAGACAAACAGATTGA